Proteins from a genomic interval of Undibacterium parvum:
- the pxpB gene encoding 5-oxoprolinase subunit PxpB, with the protein MTALLSKPMSFYLLGENAAVIQGCAPASLICQRRLWSLAQQLRVLGGYREVVPGMNNLTLVFDPELTNGAAQLALLADLWDRSEAQDFTSRTVPIQVNYGGEFGPDLELVAAHAGLSPEQVIAAHTAAEYLVYFLGFQPGFAYLGGLPPALATPRRATPRLSVPAGSVGIGGAQTGIYPAASPGGWQLIGRSSLTLFDPELAQPSLLQPGDLVRFVSL; encoded by the coding sequence ATGACCGCATTATTGTCCAAGCCTATGTCGTTTTATTTGTTGGGCGAGAACGCTGCCGTGATACAGGGCTGCGCGCCAGCTAGTCTAATCTGTCAGCGCCGCCTGTGGTCGCTGGCACAGCAATTGCGCGTGCTGGGAGGCTATCGTGAGGTAGTGCCTGGCATGAATAATCTGACGCTGGTGTTTGATCCTGAACTTACTAACGGGGCGGCGCAATTGGCGCTGCTGGCTGATTTATGGGATCGCAGCGAGGCGCAAGATTTCACTTCGCGCACCGTGCCTATACAAGTGAATTACGGCGGTGAATTCGGGCCTGATCTGGAACTGGTTGCCGCCCATGCCGGGCTCAGCCCCGAACAAGTAATCGCCGCACATACTGCGGCCGAATATCTGGTGTATTTCTTGGGCTTTCAACCTGGCTTCGCGTATCTGGGCGGCTTACCGCCAGCCTTGGCGACACCGCGCCGTGCTACGCCGCGCTTGTCGGTGCCAGCCGGATCTGTGGGCATAGGCGGCGCGCAGACTGGTATTTATCCGGCGGCCAGTCCCGGTGGTTGGCAGTTGATAGGGCGCAGCTCGCTGACGCTGTTTGATCCTGAACTGGCGCAGCCTAGTTTGTTGCAGCCCGGTGATTTGGTCAGGTTTGTCTCGCTATGA
- a CDS encoding 5-oxoprolinase subunit C family protein yields the protein MNQRQAKSKPKRKPATLEVLRAGIQTTVQDQGRSGYRHLGVAQSGALDAPALLLANRLVNNPGHFAGLEMVVGPIALRFSDASCLAICGADFDADLDGVALRSGWRVYAQPGQVLTWRGARQGMRAYLAVAGGIAVPEVLGSRSTDIAAQFGGFMGRALQHGDQLPIDVVAAAARCERSVGCLQRLWTPELRVLPGPEYAEFGAQAQQAFWQQAWGVSHQSNRMGYRLEGTPLMRAASGDLLSHAVMPGVIQVPPNGLPIVLLADAQATGGYPRIGVVIAADLWKLAQARPGTRFCFIQSDLAQAQAAQKKWQQEQYRLEWSLYGR from the coding sequence ATGAATCAGCGTCAAGCCAAATCCAAACCCAAGCGCAAGCCAGCCACTTTAGAGGTGCTACGCGCCGGGATACAAACCACGGTACAGGATCAGGGGCGTAGCGGCTATCGGCATTTAGGCGTGGCGCAGAGCGGTGCTCTGGATGCACCGGCGCTGCTGTTGGCGAATCGTCTGGTGAATAATCCTGGGCATTTTGCTGGTCTGGAAATGGTGGTCGGGCCTATCGCTTTGCGTTTTTCGGATGCCAGTTGCCTGGCAATTTGCGGGGCAGATTTTGATGCCGATCTGGATGGCGTGGCGCTGCGCAGCGGCTGGCGTGTGTATGCACAGCCAGGTCAAGTGCTCACTTGGCGCGGTGCCAGACAGGGCATGCGCGCTTATCTGGCGGTAGCGGGAGGGATTGCGGTGCCGGAAGTCTTGGGTTCGCGCAGCACCGATATCGCGGCGCAGTTCGGTGGCTTTATGGGACGCGCTTTGCAGCATGGCGATCAGTTGCCGATCGATGTTGTGGCCGCTGCTGCGCGCTGCGAGAGAAGCGTTGGTTGCCTGCAAAGACTGTGGACGCCAGAGTTAAGGGTTTTGCCGGGGCCGGAATATGCAGAGTTTGGCGCGCAGGCGCAGCAGGCATTCTGGCAGCAAGCCTGGGGTGTCAGCCACCAGAGTAATCGCATGGGGTATAGACTGGAGGGCACGCCACTCATGCGGGCAGCGTCTGGTGATTTGTTGTCGCATGCGGTAATGCCGGGCGTAATACAAGTTCCGCCGAATGGCTTGCCTATCGTCTTGCTAGCCGACGCCCAGGCCACTGGCGGTTATCCGCGTATAGGCGTGGTGATTGCCGCCGATTTGTGGAAGTTGGCGCAGGCGCGGCCGGGTACGCGTTTTTGCTTTATCCAGAGTGATCTGGCGCAAGCGCAGGCTGCGCAAAAAAAATGGCAGCAAGAACAATATCGTTTGGAATGGAGTTTATATGGGCGCTGA
- a CDS encoding 5-oxoprolinase subunit PxpA has product MGADFVAGLPGAPPHPDAIDLNADLGEGMDCDAAILACVSSANIACGGHAGDAESMRTAVWLALQHGVAIGAHPSFVDRENFGRSEMHLPLDQVVDMISVQIEALRLIVREEGAVLTHVKPHGALYNQAARDPELAQAIVQAVAALDPGLRIFGLSGGALIAAAQQAGLAVAAEVFADRRYQRDGSLASRNLPGATIEEQPLALAQAMRLVRQGRVLALDGHDLSLHVDTVCLHGDGSHAMILAQLLKLTLQQQGIAVRALGRAA; this is encoded by the coding sequence ATGGGCGCTGACTTTGTCGCAGGTTTGCCAGGTGCGCCGCCGCATCCTGATGCTATCGATCTGAATGCTGATTTAGGCGAGGGGATGGACTGCGATGCTGCTATCTTGGCCTGCGTCAGCTCTGCCAATATCGCTTGCGGTGGCCATGCCGGTGATGCCGAAAGTATGCGCACAGCGGTGTGGCTGGCGCTGCAGCATGGCGTGGCGATAGGGGCGCATCCTAGCTTTGTAGACAGAGAAAATTTCGGCCGCAGCGAGATGCATTTGCCGCTGGATCAGGTGGTCGACATGATCAGTGTACAGATCGAGGCGCTGCGCCTTATTGTGCGGGAAGAAGGCGCGGTCTTGACGCATGTGAAGCCGCATGGTGCGCTGTACAACCAGGCCGCCCGCGACCCAGAATTGGCGCAAGCCATCGTGCAAGCGGTGGCGGCGCTTGATCCTGGTCTGCGCATCTTTGGCTTGTCTGGCGGCGCGCTGATCGCTGCGGCACAGCAGGCCGGTTTGGCGGTGGCTGCTGAGGTGTTTGCCGATAGACGTTATCAACGAGATGGCAGTCTGGCCTCGCGCAATTTACCAGGCGCGACGATAGAGGAGCAGCCACTGGCGCTGGCGCAAGCCATGCGTCTGGTCAGACAAGGTAGGGTGCTGGCGCTAGATGGTCACGACTTGAGTCTGCACGTCGATACAGTCTGCCTGCATGGCGATGGCAGCCATGCGATGATCCTGGCGCAATTGCTAAAGCTCACTTTGCAGCAGCAAGGAATAGCAGTGCGCGCCTTAGGACGCGCTGCATAA
- a CDS encoding DUF969 domain-containing protein produces the protein MDLALWLPLLGIPIVVLGFALRFNPLMVVTVAGVATGLAVGMDGLSLLETFGEKFMSSRQLASALLILPVIGLLERYGLKQRAQSWVASIRSATTGRILMLYFVVREVSAALGLLSLGGQAQTVRPLLAPMAIAAASNQYGELPQSIRDRIAAHAAACDNVALFFGEDIFIAFGAVLLMTAFLKENGINGVEPLMIGLWAIPTALCALVIHLFRLSRLDARIAREVQDWQLAQSALATSAKAQVAV, from the coding sequence ATGGATCTTGCTCTGTGGCTGCCCTTGCTTGGTATCCCTATCGTGGTGCTGGGATTTGCCTTGCGATTTAATCCCCTGATGGTGGTGACGGTGGCGGGTGTGGCGACTGGTTTAGCGGTCGGCATGGATGGTCTAAGTCTACTGGAAACCTTCGGTGAAAAATTTATGAGTAGCCGTCAGTTGGCCAGCGCTTTATTGATCTTGCCGGTGATAGGTTTGCTGGAGCGCTATGGTTTAAAGCAGCGCGCCCAGAGTTGGGTGGCCAGCATACGCAGTGCCACCACCGGGCGTATCCTGATGCTGTATTTTGTCGTGAGAGAGGTCAGCGCGGCGCTGGGTTTGCTTAGCCTCGGTGGGCAAGCACAAACCGTGCGCCCCTTGTTGGCACCGATGGCGATTGCGGCCGCCAGTAATCAATATGGCGAATTGCCGCAATCTATCCGTGATCGTATCGCCGCGCACGCCGCCGCTTGCGATAACGTTGCCTTGTTTTTTGGCGAGGATATTTTTATTGCTTTCGGCGCGGTCTTGTTGATGACTGCTTTTCTGAAAGAAAATGGGATTAATGGGGTAGAACCACTGATGATAGGTTTGTGGGCGATTCCCACCGCCTTGTGCGCGCTAGTGATCCATTTATTTCGCTTGTCGCGACTGGATGCGCGTATCGCCAGAGAGGTGCAAGACTGGCAGTTGGCGCAAAGCGCGCTGGCCACTTCAGCCAAAGCGCAGGTGGCAGTATGA
- a CDS encoding DUF979 domain-containing protein: MSSVDSIISINLVFYLIGAIAMLVAGLSWRDASNPKRYSTALFWFLFGFSFLFGDLMLSLLGKQVTYRIVGVMVLLIAALAGAKLLGVGVPPPEDEAERQRSAQRLGNRLFLPALAIPVITVLLTLFAKELKFGSWFLLDQKNLTLAALTIACLGALLLGSKLTGGSPLLAVRESRRLVDAIGWALLLPQMLAMLGGVFVAAQTGRSIQTIVNLFIDPDNRLALVAIYCVGMALFTMIMGNAFAAFPVMTAGIALPFLIVQQHANPAPLVAIGMFCGYCGTLMTPMAANFNIVPAALLELKDKYQVIKIQIPTALAVLGCNILLMYFLVFP, from the coding sequence ATGAGCAGCGTAGACAGCATTATCAGTATCAATCTGGTGTTCTATCTGATCGGCGCGATCGCCATGCTAGTGGCTGGCTTGAGCTGGCGCGATGCCAGCAATCCTAAGCGCTATAGCACTGCCTTATTCTGGTTTTTATTTGGCTTTAGTTTTCTGTTTGGCGACTTGATGCTGAGCCTCTTGGGCAAGCAAGTCACTTACCGTATTGTCGGCGTGATGGTCTTGCTGATTGCCGCGCTGGCCGGTGCCAAACTCTTAGGCGTCGGTGTGCCGCCGCCTGAGGATGAGGCGGAGCGTCAGCGCTCTGCGCAGCGTTTGGGCAATCGTCTGTTTTTGCCGGCGCTGGCGATACCTGTGATCACCGTGTTGTTGACGCTGTTTGCCAAAGAGCTCAAGTTTGGTAGCTGGTTTTTACTGGATCAAAAAAATCTGACTTTGGCCGCGCTGACTATCGCTTGCCTGGGCGCACTGCTACTGGGCAGTAAGCTCACCGGTGGTTCGCCCTTACTGGCGGTGCGCGAATCGCGTCGTCTGGTCGATGCCATAGGCTGGGCGCTACTGCTACCGCAGATGTTGGCGATGCTGGGCGGGGTGTTTGTGGCAGCGCAGACCGGGCGCTCGATACAGACTATCGTCAATCTGTTTATTGATCCAGATAATCGCCTGGCGCTGGTCGCGATTTACTGCGTGGGCATGGCCTTGTTTACCATGATCATGGGGAATGCCTTCGCGGCGTTTCCGGTGATGACAGCCGGTATCGCTTTGCCCTTTTTAATTGTTCAGCAGCACGCTAATCCTGCACCGCTAGTGGCGATAGGCATGTTCTGCGGTTATTGCGGCACCTTAATGACACCCATGGCGGCCAATTTTAATATCGTTCCAGCCGCCTTGCTGGAGCTGAAAGACAAATATCAGGTCATCAAGATACAAATCCCGACCGCCCTGGCGGTGTTAGGCTGCAATATATTATTGATGTATTTTTTGGTTTTTCCTTAA
- the pcp gene encoding pyroglutamyl-peptidase I — protein sequence MKTILLTGFEPFGGEHSNPSWEAVRRLEGKHLHDGSRIVTALLPCAFGAALDSLSAKIRLVAPEVVVCVGQAGGRADLTIERVAINVDDAPIADNLGYQPIDAPIVAAGPVGYFSSLPIKAIVQALHAKGIPASVSQTAGTYVCNHVFYGLMHMASSRHAIQQAGFVHIPFLPEQAAAHPGAPSMSLSMMMEALMILLETSISVKHDSQISGGTTH from the coding sequence ATGAAGACTATTTTACTCACCGGTTTTGAGCCTTTCGGCGGCGAACATAGTAATCCCTCGTGGGAAGCGGTGCGGCGTTTGGAGGGCAAACATTTACATGACGGTAGCCGCATCGTGACGGCGCTGTTACCCTGCGCTTTTGGTGCTGCGCTCGATAGCTTGTCCGCCAAAATCCGGCTAGTCGCGCCTGAGGTGGTGGTGTGTGTTGGTCAGGCCGGTGGTCGCGCTGATCTGACGATAGAACGGGTCGCCATCAATGTCGATGACGCGCCCATCGCGGATAATCTGGGCTACCAGCCTATCGATGCCCCTATCGTGGCCGCTGGTCCGGTCGGCTATTTTTCTAGCCTGCCGATCAAAGCCATCGTCCAGGCTTTACATGCCAAAGGGATACCGGCTTCGGTCTCGCAAACGGCCGGCACCTACGTCTGCAATCATGTATTTTATGGTCTGATGCATATGGCCAGTAGTCGCCACGCGATACAGCAGGCAGGCTTCGTCCACATTCCATTTTTGCCGGAGCAAGCGGCAGCGCATCCGGGTGCACCGAGTATGTCGCTTAGCATGATGATGGAGGCTTTAATGATTTTGCTGGAAACCAGCATCAGCGTAAAACACGACAGCCAGATCAGTGGCGGTACTACGCATTAA
- a CDS encoding sensor histidine kinase — protein MPAVGLAQGSAEEAASLAQLETCRELCLDENFSALALQLQSLRKSPLTPLHAFLADLLTLYPGVLREKLSNTLLLQRATAQLENPIAVESALAQAWVWELMQSLQIAVNLYHPALHSTAMAAEAYARCGRDKDVASMRASRCRIMMLCEMYPAVVQLSDTILADRAHLSAARLCQVMSNGASSRYFLALEAGVPLGAQAWEAALLLHQECLQLAQRAGLTKLLFYSNANIAILSALLGRHESVQRHLQALEQIPFVNSHTPWPYWARLCEALLLCQSAQSERGWIALLRLAQDLAEMNTELHADHLPVQEAVLSMIVLIGRQAGRFEAALLASELHLSLQQRQRRVLSKQLGESVDDVLALPQLQSQNRELTAHGEQLENSLQQRNSELRNALDNLQAEAKVRLAAEVALQQAHDELEHKVKVRTAELEQAMSLVMRQEKQLALGRMVVGIAHEMNTPLGNARMAASTIYEQCQQLIADLQAANLRRSELLTSLESLAQCGSIVDRSLVRASDLVQRFKALAIGQHTETSVEFDVVALINQLVASWQTRLAIERVHLELQMPEHLCVIAYPNALFQVLDQLFENSLAHAFLNAEHGRISLDIQVQEEQLTIQLRDNGCGISDANLPHVFEPFFTTQMGQSGAGLGLSIVSSLVCDLMGGRVQIESKPALGTLIRLNFPVQHLTRLT, from the coding sequence ATGCCGGCAGTCGGTCTAGCCCAGGGAAGTGCCGAGGAGGCGGCCAGCTTGGCGCAGCTGGAGACTTGTCGCGAGCTGTGCTTGGATGAGAATTTCAGCGCATTGGCCTTGCAGTTGCAAAGTTTGCGGAAAAGCCCTTTGACTCCCTTACACGCATTTTTGGCCGACTTGCTGACGCTGTACCCGGGCGTGCTGCGCGAAAAACTCTCCAATACCCTGTTGTTACAACGCGCCACTGCCCAACTAGAAAACCCCATCGCAGTGGAGTCAGCGCTGGCGCAAGCCTGGGTCTGGGAACTGATGCAGTCTTTGCAAATTGCTGTCAATCTGTATCACCCCGCGTTGCACAGCACTGCCATGGCGGCTGAGGCCTATGCGCGTTGCGGTCGGGATAAGGATGTTGCCAGTATGCGCGCCAGCCGTTGCCGCATCATGATGCTGTGCGAGATGTATCCGGCCGTGGTGCAACTGAGCGATACGATTTTGGCGGATAGAGCGCACTTAAGCGCGGCCCGGCTCTGCCAGGTCATGAGCAATGGCGCGTCGTCGCGTTATTTTTTGGCACTGGAAGCCGGGGTGCCTTTGGGGGCACAAGCCTGGGAAGCAGCGCTGCTCTTGCATCAGGAATGTCTGCAATTGGCGCAGCGCGCCGGGCTGACTAAATTGCTGTTTTATAGCAATGCGAATATCGCCATCCTGAGTGCCTTACTGGGGCGACATGAAAGCGTGCAGCGTCATCTGCAGGCATTGGAGCAAATTCCTTTTGTGAATAGTCATACGCCCTGGCCGTATTGGGCACGCTTGTGTGAGGCGCTGTTGTTGTGCCAAAGTGCGCAATCCGAGCGGGGCTGGATCGCCTTGCTGCGCCTGGCGCAGGACTTGGCCGAAATGAATACAGAGTTACACGCCGATCATTTGCCGGTACAAGAAGCGGTATTGAGTATGATCGTCCTGATCGGGCGGCAAGCGGGCCGATTTGAAGCGGCCTTGCTCGCTAGTGAGTTGCACTTGAGCCTGCAGCAAAGGCAGAGACGGGTGCTTTCCAAGCAATTGGGGGAGAGCGTCGATGACGTGCTGGCTCTACCACAGTTGCAAAGCCAAAATAGAGAGCTCACTGCGCACGGTGAGCAACTGGAAAATTCTTTGCAACAGCGCAATAGCGAGTTGCGTAATGCACTTGATAATTTGCAAGCCGAGGCGAAAGTGAGGCTGGCGGCGGAAGTCGCGCTACAACAAGCACATGATGAGCTGGAACATAAGGTCAAAGTGCGCACTGCTGAATTAGAGCAAGCCATGAGCTTAGTCATGCGTCAGGAAAAGCAATTGGCGCTGGGACGTATGGTGGTTGGCATCGCGCATGAGATGAATACCCCGTTAGGCAATGCCCGCATGGCCGCCAGCACTATCTATGAGCAATGTCAGCAATTGATCGCCGATTTGCAGGCTGCCAATTTGCGCCGCAGCGAATTGCTGACATCGCTGGAGAGCCTGGCGCAATGTGGCAGTATTGTGGATCGCTCACTGGTGCGCGCCTCCGATCTGGTGCAGCGCTTTAAGGCCTTGGCAATCGGCCAGCATACCGAGACCAGTGTGGAATTTGATGTGGTGGCATTGATAAATCAGTTGGTCGCGAGTTGGCAGACCCGACTCGCAATTGAGCGTGTGCATTTGGAGCTACAGATGCCTGAGCATTTGTGCGTGATTGCTTACCCGAATGCCTTGTTTCAGGTCTTGGATCAATTATTTGAAAATAGTCTGGCGCATGCTTTTCTTAATGCCGAACACGGACGGATTAGTCTAGACATCCAAGTACAGGAAGAGCAATTGACGATACAGTTGCGCGACAATGGCTGCGGCATCAGCGACGCTAATTTACCGCATGTCTTCGAGCCGTTTTTCACTACCCAAATGGGGCAGAGCGGTGCCGGTCTGGGCCTGAGTATCGTCTCTAGCCTGGTCTGCGATTTGATGGGCGGGCGCGTGCAGATAGAAAGTAAGCCTGCTCTGGGCACCTTGATACGCCTGAACTTCCCGGTTCAACATTTGACGCGCCTGACTTAA
- a CDS encoding sodium:solute symporter family protein, which produces MNTLLWFVVLYWAISVGIGLYAARYVKNSKDFALAGRSLPMSVVTATVFATWFGSEAVLGISSTFVKEGLRGVVADPFGSSLCLILVGIFFARPLYRMNLLTIGDYYKNKFGRKVEVLVSLCIVISYLGWVAAQIKALGLVFNVVSGGYLSMEIGMLIGAASVLIYTLMGGMWSVAITDFLQMIIIVLGMFYIGWEVSDMVGGAAAVITHASEAGKLAFWPAPTARESLWFFAAWITMMLGSIPQQDVFQRVAASKNENIARNASILGGVMYFCFAFIPMFLAYSATLIDPAMVANLIDKDPQMILPTLIMTKVPMLAQVMFFGALLSAIKSCASATLLAPSITFSENILRPMLPAHSDRQFLMLMRVVVLLFTAVVTLFAMNTEASIYKMVENAYKVTLVAAFVPLAFGLYWKRANSQGALLSIFLGLSSWILLEYQAPEGLWPPQLVGVLMSLTGMLLGSWLPQIGKKQLVTAHSSLN; this is translated from the coding sequence ATGAATACCTTACTCTGGTTTGTCGTCTTATATTGGGCAATTTCGGTAGGCATAGGCCTATACGCCGCCCGCTATGTAAAAAACTCTAAAGACTTTGCCTTGGCTGGGCGCTCTTTGCCGATGTCGGTGGTGACCGCTACCGTGTTTGCCACCTGGTTTGGCTCGGAAGCGGTGCTGGGGATTTCTTCCACCTTCGTCAAGGAAGGCTTGCGCGGTGTAGTGGCTGACCCTTTCGGCTCGTCCCTGTGTCTGATCTTGGTCGGCATTTTTTTTGCGCGCCCGCTGTACCGCATGAATCTGCTAACCATAGGCGATTACTATAAAAATAAATTTGGACGCAAGGTCGAAGTGCTGGTCAGCCTGTGTATCGTGATTTCTTACCTAGGCTGGGTGGCAGCGCAGATCAAGGCGCTAGGCCTGGTGTTCAATGTGGTCTCCGGTGGTTATCTGTCTATGGAGATTGGCATGCTGATCGGTGCTGCCAGCGTCTTGATCTATACCCTGATGGGCGGCATGTGGTCGGTGGCGATTACCGATTTTTTACAGATGATCATCATCGTGCTCGGTATGTTTTACATAGGTTGGGAAGTGTCCGATATGGTAGGGGGCGCTGCGGCGGTGATTACGCATGCCTCAGAGGCCGGCAAACTGGCTTTCTGGCCGGCACCGACCGCGCGCGAGTCGCTCTGGTTCTTCGCTGCCTGGATCACCATGATGCTAGGCTCGATCCCGCAGCAAGATGTGTTTCAGCGGGTGGCCGCGTCTAAAAACGAAAATATCGCACGCAATGCCTCTATCTTGGGCGGGGTCATGTATTTTTGCTTTGCCTTCATTCCCATGTTTCTGGCGTATTCTGCCACCCTGATTGATCCTGCCATGGTGGCAAATTTGATCGATAAGGATCCGCAAATGATCTTGCCTACCCTGATCATGACCAAGGTGCCGATGTTGGCGCAGGTGATGTTTTTCGGTGCCTTGCTGTCGGCGATCAAGAGCTGCGCCAGCGCGACTTTACTGGCGCCGTCGATTACTTTTTCTGAAAATATACTCAGACCTATGTTGCCGGCGCATAGCGATCGCCAATTTTTAATGCTGATGCGGGTGGTGGTGCTGCTGTTTACGGCTGTCGTGACGCTGTTTGCAATGAACACCGAGGCCAGCATTTATAAAATGGTAGAAAATGCCTATAAAGTAACTTTGGTGGCCGCTTTCGTGCCGCTGGCGTTTGGCCTGTATTGGAAACGTGCGAACAGCCAGGGCGCCTTGCTGTCGATATTCTTGGGCTTATCTTCCTGGATATTATTAGAATATCAAGCCCCAGAGGGCTTATGGCCACCGCAACTGGTCGGTGTCTTGATGAGTTTGACGGGCATGTTGCTGGGTTCCTGGCTGCCTCAAATAGGTAAAAAACAGCTAGTCACCGCGCATTCAAGCTTAAATTAG
- a CDS encoding FmdB family zinc ribbon protein, with the protein MPIYAYRCEECGFAKDVLQKMSDEPLSVCLSCGKPSFKKQVTAAGFQLKGSGWYVTDFRDAKGAAPAATGGAVAATAESSSSSDAVASSSAASSATTAAPAASTAPAASAPATTGSENKAA; encoded by the coding sequence ATGCCTATTTATGCTTACCGCTGCGAAGAATGTGGATTTGCCAAGGACGTGTTGCAAAAAATGTCTGACGAGCCTTTGAGCGTTTGTCTGTCCTGTGGCAAGCCTAGCTTTAAAAAACAAGTGACCGCAGCTGGTTTCCAATTGAAGGGATCTGGTTGGTATGTGACCGATTTTCGGGATGCTAAGGGCGCTGCGCCTGCAGCAACCGGTGGTGCGGTGGCGGCGACTGCTGAGTCCTCGTCGAGCAGCGATGCTGTTGCCAGTTCATCCGCTGCAAGTTCAGCGACTACAGCAGCGCCGGCGGCCAGCACAGCGCCCGCAGCGAGCGCTCCGGCAACGACGGGTAGTGAGAATAAAGCGGCTTGA
- a CDS encoding DUF502 domain-containing protein, whose protein sequence is MRKYFITGLLILVPLAITLWVLHSVISTMDQSLLLLPAQWRPEQLFGFKVLGIGTILTLLIVFVTGLLAQNFIGNYVVEAWEALLKRIPIVNSIYSSVKQVSDTLFSSSGNAFSKALLVQYPREGSWTIAFLTGVPGGAVAKHLKGEYISIYVPTTPNPTSGFFLMVPKADTIELDMSVDAALKYVVSMGVVAPDTLPQVKTK, encoded by the coding sequence ATGCGTAAATATTTTATTACAGGCTTACTGATTTTAGTGCCGTTGGCCATTACCCTGTGGGTACTGCATTCGGTCATTAGCACCATGGATCAATCCTTGTTGCTATTGCCTGCGCAATGGCGGCCTGAGCAATTGTTTGGATTTAAAGTTTTGGGCATAGGCACCATCCTGACCTTGCTGATCGTGTTTGTGACCGGCTTATTGGCGCAAAATTTCATCGGTAATTATGTGGTGGAGGCATGGGAAGCACTGCTTAAACGCATCCCTATCGTCAACTCGATTTACTCTAGCGTCAAGCAGGTTTCTGATACCTTGTTTTCATCGAGTGGCAATGCCTTTAGCAAGGCCTTGCTGGTGCAGTATCCGCGTGAAGGTAGTTGGACCATTGCCTTCCTGACCGGGGTGCCGGGTGGCGCGGTGGCTAAGCATTTGAAGGGCGAGTACATCAGTATCTATGTGCCGACTACACCGAATCCGACTTCAGGTTTTTTTCTGATGGTACCTAAGGCGGACACCATAGAACTTGATATGTCGGTCGATGCTGCCTTGAAATATGTGGTGTCTATGGGCGTGGTGGCACCAGACACTTTGCCGCAAGTAAAAACTAAGTAA